The Artemia franciscana unplaced genomic scaffold, ASM3288406v1 Scaffold_4501, whole genome shotgun sequence genome includes the window gaggaatcacaagaacagcaagaaaacaggcttgcggctgatagagaaagtaagaaaagaaagcgtgccgaggaatcacaagagcaacctaaaaattatcgcctggcattcaggtacagcccagtcgatgattatagcttgagcagatgtgttcaaatcggtactatgtctaaaatttgtcccttttgcaaggccttgaaattcaatggtgaaacaatgggaatgtattgcgcctcaggaaaagttaaacttcttcTGCTGGCTGCatcaccagagccattgaagactttgcttactggaagtacgtcagaatctaaacattttttttattacagatcagaaaatataactcttgtttccaaatgacgtcgtttggtgcccaaatcgaaaatccagatcgaTTTATGCccactttcaaagtaaaagggcaaatttatcatattgcagggtcccttctaccattctcaggacttgacttacttgaattgacttaagtctcctgccgggcactgctcggcgtagagagtggtgtctgcctcctccacccactttggtccatggcgagtatttgttcttcgccctgtctgatgtttgccatcgccaaAAACTccgacaggctgtcggaccaacgtttcttcggtttgccgcgaggtcgcttccaaccaactttgataggttcgaagtcatagatcatctttgcgggtagatgtggtggcattcgaagcagatgcccAAACCATCGCAAGGTTtgctcggctgcttgagtcgaaaacaaagactgctttgtgagctgcagaagcttttcattgctgacgaagtcggaccatcgtaggccctcaatcctcctcaggctctttgcatgaaatacgtctatATTCTTGAGGGTCACAGCTGAggcttgccatgtctcagctccgtaaagcatcacagagccgactagagtgttgaagatccgcagtttcgttgtgcgactgatatttggttttcgtcagaggtgacgattcagtctacccatgacagaagatgctttagataatcttgcctgcagctcggggagaagtgagccatttgaagaaattacggagcccagttaggtgaagtctttaacaacctcgttgctagtggtgctgtccaggctaactggagagttaacagcagTAGAAGACGGGTCTAttgccataattttagttttgttccagtttatatgcagtcctactttggcagcctctttTCGGAGAATTCGGAGGgcttccagcagctgctccatggattccaccagaatggccaagtcatcggcaaaatcGACATCTGAGATGGTATGATCTCCAAATTTGAGCCCGAACCTGAGAcgtgaagtggtttttgtcataacgtaatctatgatgacattgaagagctctggggccactgcacatccttggcaccccctgtcgtgatttgaaagaacgggctgcgccgaccatttacttgtacacagctctccgtcccatggtgcagccccttgagaagtctgcaatatttctcgggtaggccagtcaattctagaatccgccaaagagcttttcgatcgactgagtcaaatgGAGCACGGAAGTCGacgaaggcaataaatgctttctgtcggaactctgtggtcttctctactatttatcgaatcgtgaaaatctgctcgatggttTAACGATCCGACATAAGACCAGCTTGCTCCGGTCGccggatttttcgaatgatgctCCAACATCGATCCAGTaggaccattgaaaacagttcgccagggactgacagtagggttattccccggtagttggagcagtcgcttctcgagccttttctcttccataaggggatgatgACACCCTTCCGCCAAGCCTCGGGATTTATCTCTGTTTGCCAGATTTTAGAGAACAGGGTGTGTAGAAACAGGAGCATTGCAGGacctccatattttagcagctctgagtttaagccacagataccagcagctttattattcttgagtctttttactgcatgtccaatttctgaggggctgaaaggctTATCTGGAGGAACATATGTTCCAGgtctttgactgcaaggttggctgggactatcattaggaggcgcggacggaccagtattgttgaggagcgaacaaagtggtccttccaccgctcaagacaagaaccttcGTCAGAGAAAAGTGCACCATCCCTGGACAGGACGGAAACcaaggtgggagttttattttcagtgaggtctcggagatgcttgaataggctgcccatgtctttcttttttgcagctagCTCAATTTCATCGGCTTTCCTTGCAACAAACTGGGTTCTATCCTGGTGAATGAGTCTGCCTCCGATATGTGGTCATGTCCCCAAGAAGTCTTGACTTCCGTCTTTGCTCTATGACttgcagtgtttcattagttAGCCACGATTTCTTTGGATAACTCCTTTTGCCAAGCACTAGTTGTGCTGCTTCACTGGTCtgcaatttaaaatgcttccagAGATCTTCGCTGCTATTAAGTGAGCCAAGGGCCTGGAAGCGATTCGATATATCGATACTGTACTTCTGGCGAGTATCTGGTTCCTTTAGTTTCCCAATATCTGCAGCGACGGTTTTTCTTTTCGATCGTTGTGCATGGAGGCGAAGCCGAAGATCGGCACACACAAGCCTATGGTCTGCGTTTCCAAGCTCTGCtgatctgtaagttctgcaGTTCTTCACCAATGATCTCCAGCGTTTGGAAATAATGACGTAGTCAATCATCTTCTTTGTACGACCGTCATTACTATACCACGTGTACTGATGAATGGTTTTGTGTTGGAAGTAGGTGTTTGCAATGTAAAGGTCGTGAGATTGGCAAAGTTCAAGTAAATGGAGCCCTTTGTCGTTAAGTGGGTCGGGGGATACAGGACCAACTGTGCCACGCCATAAACCCATATCATCGCGGACTGTCGCATTAAAGTCGCCAAGGAGAACAGTTatatcatgggggggggggtactgttGCAAGGCATCTGGACAAAACAGAGTAGATATCCTCCTTAGTTGCATCATCAGAATCATTGGTTGGGGCATAGCATACGATGACAGTCATCTTGCCATGATTGTGTCCAAGGCGGGCCTTCATTAATCTGTCCGATACAGCTTCGTGTAAAAGTAAGGCCTTTCTTGTAAGGCTATTTAGTGCAAGGCCAACACCATTCCTTCTCGAGCTTCCTCCAGACCAGAGCAATGAGTCACTGTTACCTATTCGCTCTTCTCCGCTTCCGGTAAGACGTGTTTCTGTAAGACCTGCAATTGACACTTTATTCTTGCGAAGTTCTTCAGAGAGTAGGTTCTTTGACGCAGGTGCATTCAGAGTCAAGACATTCCAGGTGGCTATTCGTAGCCCCCTTCGGTCCATAAGGTTTagtctgtcagtctttctgacGTCGTCAGCATGTCCATTGACGCGCGAATGGTCGAGATCTTAAAAGGGGATCCGGGTCCGAGGCTATACTGTCACTTTTCGTAGCACTTAATTTTCGGGTGGAGGGTCGCTAGCCCAACTGACCCTAGGCCTAGAATCTGATTAGAGCTAGGTTATACCTAGGTACTGAGATTCCTGGGGTGGGCTCCACCCGCCACATGAGGTAACGGCCGTCCTGATCAGAGTGTTTAGTTAGGGGAGAAACACCATATCCAGAGGCAAGTGGTCAGCAGACAGAGTCTGCCTCATTCCGGACGAACTCCATTCAcctattattcttcataagcgaaacgctcagttggtaagaattgctgaaactcatcgatgctacgatgccctacaatatcctatcattttttgggatggagccgacggctatcactttaatattaaattaataaatccagccactaacaaagaaatgaataagaaatgcagcgcaatgtattattattcctatagactaatgatttggcaggatgaagacaattatattttaaaatgccgtcaattgttttaCCAATACATCGTtaatatgtatgcaaaaattgaatcagaatgtttgctatttatccgtctgaatcagaccaagctccgctctgaatacattcatttgcgagatggagttgtaaatgacggtaataccacaaacgttggaagattaacgattttactttcgtcatatgctggcagtccccgtcatatgcatgaatatgctcaagatgctattgcgtatgttcgtctctatggtcgtccagatttatttattacatttacttgtaatcaatcttgggacaagATAGAGCAGCTTTTACCTCAAGGACAATCgacggttcatagacatgacattactgcctgtgtcttccggcaaaagttgaaatcactgataaactacatagtaaaacttcaagtgtttgggtcagtgcggtctgattcagacggataaatagcaaacattctgattcaatttttgcatacatattaACGATGTATTGGtaaaacaattgacggcattttaaaatataatcaaatacatatgtaaatacgtcaacaaaggcagtgacatggcagtttttggcttgcagtccgaaatcagtgatatcgatgaaatcgtacaatatcaggctggaagatacacaagcagtaatgaagctatTTGGCCAAATCTTTCATTTTCGATACATGAACGTaatccagctgttgttcacttagcggtacatttacagaatggtcaacgtgtttatttttcggattCCAA containing:
- the LOC136043325 gene encoding craniofacial development protein 2-like → MGLWRGTVGPVSPDPLNDKGLHLLELCQSHDLYIANTYFQHKTIHQYTWYSNDGRTKKMIDYVIISKRWRSLVKNCRTYRSAELGNADHRLVCADLRLRLHAQRSKRKTVAADIGKLKEPDTRQKYSIDISNRFQALGSLNSSEDLWKHFKLQTSEAAQLVLGKRSYPKKSWLTNETLQVIEQRRKSRLLGDMTTYRRQTHSPG
- the LOC136043324 gene encoding uncharacterized protein LOC136043324, giving the protein MLYGAETWQASAVTLKNIDVFHAKSLRRIEGLRWSDFVSNEKLLQLTKQSLFSTQAAEQTLRWFGHLLRMPPHLPAKMIYDFEPIKVGWKRPRGKPKKRWSDSLSEFLAMANIRQGEEQILAMDQ